In a genomic window of Tripterygium wilfordii isolate XIE 37 chromosome 8, ASM1340144v1, whole genome shotgun sequence:
- the LOC120003412 gene encoding calmodulin-binding receptor-like cytoplasmic kinase 2: protein MESPNSWYGRRNKSSDGARSTPSRFSHSPSPSYSDASTISSKSKNPVANAARSVAGVFVTCFTPPETENSKKFRDSDDFKASPVPSDSSRGRSSNRSIHSNSQNSVHGREAGRVRFTMEEILKATRNFSPPLKIGQGGFGTVYKGRLQDGNVVAIKRAKKSMYDTHLGVEFQSEIRTLARVEHLNLVKFYGYLEHEDERIVVVEYVPNGTLREHLDCMHGTVLDLAARLDIATDVAHAITYLHMYTDHPIIHRDIKASNILLTENLRAKVADFGFARLAADTDSGATHVSTQVKGTAGYLDPEYLKTYQLTEKSDVYSFGVLLVELVTGRRPIETKRELKERVTARWAMKKFTEGDAISVLDPKLERTSANHLAVEKIFELALQCLAPNRHSRPSMRRCAEILWSIRKDYRDLTASDFRSLSFDSQSQRSTSKRDGQANG from the exons ATGGAAAGCCCAAACTCGTGGTACGGTCGTCGGAACAAGAGCTCCGACGGAGCAAGGTCGACGCCAAGTCGCTTTAGTCACTCGCCAAGCCCCTCCTACTCCGACGCCTCCACGATCTCCAGCAAGTCCAAGAATCCGGTGGCCAACGCAGCCAGATCGGTAGCTGGAGTTTTCGTTACCTGCTTCACGCCGCCTGAGACAGAGAACTCCAAGAAATTCAGAGATTCAGATGACTTCAAAGCTTCTCCTG TTCCATCCGACTCTTCGCGAGGACGAAGTTCAAATAGAAGTATTCATAGCAATTCGCAAAATTCAGTCCATGGGAGAGAGGCTGGGAGAGTCAGGTTTACTATGGAGGAAATTCTCAAGGCCACGAGGAACTTCTCACCTCCATTGAAGATTGGACAAGGTGGTTTTGGGACAGTCTACAAAGGCAGACTCCAAGATGGAAATGTTGTTGCCATCAAACGAGCTAAGAAG AGTATGTATGATACGCATCTGGGGGTGGAATTCCAAAGTGAAATTCGGACATTGGCACGGGTGGAACATTTGAATTTGGTCAAGTTTTATGGGTATCTAGAGCATGAGGATGAAAGAATTGTCGTTGTTGAATACGTTCCCAATGGAACTCTCCGTGAACACTTGGATT GTATGCATGGCACTGTCCTTGATCTTGCTGCCCGGCTAGATATTGCAACCGATGTGGCACATGCAATTACCTACCTCCATATGTATACAG ATCATCCTATTATTCATAGAGACATTAAGGCTTCCAACATCCTTCTCACTGAAAACCTTAGAGCAAAGGTTGCTGATTTTGGCTTTGCTAGACTGGCAGCTGACACTGATTCAGGTGCTACCCATGTCTCTACCCAAGTAAAGGGAACTGCTGGCTACTTGGATCCAGAATACCTGAAGACCTATCAACTTACTGAGAAGAGTGATGTTTATTCTTTTGGTGTGTTACTGGTTGAACTGGTAACAGGCAGACGCCCTATTGAAACAAAAAGGGAACTCAAAGAGCGGGTTACTGCAAGATGG GCAATGAAGAAGTTTACTGAGGGAGATGCCATTTCAGTCTTAGACCCGAAGCTGGAACGGACTTCTGCAAACCACCTGGCTGTTGAAAAGATTTTTGAACTAGCCTTACAATGTCTGGCTCCAAACAGACATAGTCGGCCAAGCATGAGGAGGTGTGCAGAGATTCTTTGGAGCATCCGCAAGGATTATAGAGATTTAACAGCTTCAGACTTTCGTTCTCTTTCCTTTGACTCTCAGAGTCAGCGGAGTACTTCTAAGAGAGACGGACAGGCAAATGGCTGA
- the LOC120003999 gene encoding uncharacterized protein LOC120003999 yields the protein MADNRILGSSPFPILCLWVIFSCFFGSCCSLDELGLYNTFTISSFRYPETKLKPFDSRYIRVDLPPWFSWMSITVESDVDLDASSTIGVPKSSLPIICFRNGSPPLPDISRNSLKGLGSLSNVSFEGIHGLDTMECYPMQKTISLNLANDQISPGVWYLGLFNGIGPTRTQSKMINRGKAYSFSANISVQGCATSTTWGQYCNRTVEPLSCFLSDSYDLTESLSDGNTYNQKCGNSYEIMCHRESEPKVYFFEVVGISEQLNIMAMNVTGSSDKINLMCFARLGAMASATKHDYSGDISKAPLIIHSPKVGRWYLTIIPANLSKEPGGNDNTSLGICYSMLWQVVECPVGKAGSNCTWDRYTLQTVLRRDSTPFESYYLPVSEKVSFDSANFPVEPLSSNSSYSGESNNTWTYFILNVPRGAAGVNIHVQIISDAKINYEIYTRFGGLPSPDSWDYYYANGTRSSDGSIFFLNDNSSESKFNFYILDVREGTWGFGLRHLNTSDITANDQTTMSISLERCPKRCSSHGQCRLAYEASGLTSYSYCACDRNHGGFDCSVEIVSHKGHLWQSISLIASNAAAVLPAFWALRQKAFAEWVLFTSSGISSGLYHACDVGTWCALPFSVLQFMDFWLSFMAVVSTFIYLTTIDEAMKRTMHTVVAILTALMAITKATRSSNIILVIAIGALGLLIGLLMELSTKYRSFSTSVGFCLNILDRWQTIKRWLHNLLKTLLRRFRWGFIIAGFTTLAMAAISWTLESSESYWIWHSLWHVTIYTSSFFFLCSKAIVVEGENERRSDGNYALTRQDSFSRGV from the exons ATGGCAGACAATCGGATTCTGGGCTCTTCTCCTTTTCCGATCCTCTGTCTTTGGGTcatcttttcatgtttctttggCAGCTGTTGTTCACTTGACGAGTTGGGTCTCTACAATACTTTCACTATTTCGAGCTTTAGATACCCTGAAACCAAGCTCAAGCCTTTTGATTCGCGTTATATCAGAG TTGATTTGCCACCATGGTTCTCTTGGATGTCTATTACAGTGGAGTCAGATGTTGATCTC GATGCTAGCAGTACAATAGGGGTTCCTAAAAGCTCACTGCCGATAATCTGCTTCAGAAACGGCAGCCCCCCATTGCCAGATATCTCAAGAAATTCTCTAAAAGGATTAG GTTCCCTCTCTAATGTGTCTTTTGAAGGAATTCATGGGCTTGACACTATGGAATGCTATCCAATGCAGAAAACTATATCGTTGAATTTAGCAAATGACCAG ATCTCTCCAGGAGTTTGGTATCTTGGGCTTTTCAATGGCATTGGGCCTACAAGAACACAATCAAAAATG ATTAATAGAGGTAAAGCATACTCCTTCAGTGCTAATATCAGTGTGCAAGGATGTGCAACCTCGACAACATGGGGCCAGTACTGCAATCGGACAGTTGAGCCACTTTCATGTTTTCTATCTGACAGCTATGATCTTACAGAATCCCTCTCTGATGGTAATACCTACAACCAGAAGTGCGGAAATTCTTATGAAATTATGTGCCACAGAGAGAGTGAACCAAAAGTGTACTTCTTTGAGGTAGTGGGAATATCAGAACAATTAAACATTATGGCAATGAATGTCACTGGGAGTTctgataaaataaatttaatgtgTTTTGCTCGGCTTGGTGCAATGGCTTCAGCAACAAAGCATGATTATTCTGGTGATATAAGTAAAGCCCCTTTAATTATTCACTCACCGAAGGTTGGCCGCTGGTATTTAACTATTATTCCTGCTAATCTTTCAAAAGAACCTGGAGGAAATGATAATACCAGTTTAGGAATTTGCTATTCCATGCTATGGCAAGTTGTTGAATGTCCCGTGGGAAAGGCTGGCTCTAATTGTACCTGGGACAGATACACACTTCAG ACAGTTCTCAGGCGAGATTCAACTCCTTTTGAGTCCTATTATTTGCCAGTCAGTGAAAAAGTCTCCTTCGATTCTGCTAATTTCCCAGTTGAGCCCCTTTCAAGCAACTCCTCATACAGTGGAGAATCAAATAATACCTGGACGTACTTTATCTTAAATGTTCCTCGCGGTGCAGCTGGAGTAAATATCCATGTCCAAATTATCTCCGATGCAAAGATAAATTATGAAATATATACTCGATTTGGTGGATTACCATCTCCTGATAGCTGGGACTATTATTATGCAAACGGGACAAGAAGCAGTGATGGttccatattttttttgaacGATAATTCAAGTGAAAGTAAGTTTAATTTCTATATTCTAGATGTTAGAGAAGGAACGTGGGGTTTTGGATTAAGGCATCTCAACACCTCCGATATCACTGCAAATGATCAGACTACCATGTCTATCTCGCTTGAAAGATGCCCAAAACGGTGCTCCTCTCACGGGCAATGTAGGTTGGCTTATGAAGCCAGTGGATTAACGTCGTACAG CTATTGCGCCTGTGATCGTAACCATGGAGGCTTTGACTGTAGCGTTGAAATTGTGTCACATAAAG GACACTTATGGCAGTCAATTTCCCTCATCGCATCAAATGCGGCAGCTGTACTTCCCGCTTTTTGGGCACTTCGGCAGAAG GCATTTGCAGAATGGGTGCTCTTTACGTCTAGTGGAATTTCCAGTGGCTTGTATCATGCCTGTGATGTCGGCACCTGGTGTGCATTACCCTTCAGTGTCTTGCAG TTCATGGACTTTTGGCTCTCTTTCATGGCGGTGGTGAGCACTTTTATTTACTTGACTACTATTGATGAAGCCATGAAAAGGACAATGCACACAGTTGTGGCTATCCTTACAGCACTTATGGCCATAACTAAGGCTACCAG GTCATCCAATATTATCCTCGTCATAGCAATTGGAGCACTAGGACTTCTCATCGGATTACTGATGGAACTCTCCACCAAGTATAGGTCTTTTTCCACTTCAGTGGGGTTCTGTTTAAATATTCTTGACAG ATGGCAAACAATTAAACGATGGCTGCATAATTTACTCAAGACATTGCTGAGACGATTTCGCTGGGGTTTTATAATAGCAGGTTTTACTACATTAGCCATGGCTGCAATTAGCTGGACGCTGGAGTCTAGTGAAAGCTACTGGATATGGCACAG TCTTTGGCACGTCACTATATACACATCATCGTTTTTCTTCCTCTGCTCAAAAGCCATTGTTGTAGAGGGTGAGAATGAAAGACGCTCAGATGGAAATTATGCATTGACTCGGCAGGATTCATTTTCTAGAGGTGTGTGA